DNA sequence from the Glycine soja cultivar W05 chromosome 18, ASM419377v2, whole genome shotgun sequence genome:
GCAAGATgtgaaaggattttttttttcctgtgtagagatatatttataaaaagagatCTACTAATTATGTAGATGAacttgttaaatttttattcatcGGTACAAAATTCAAATACCGATAAAATcatatccttaaaaaaaacaaatcctaaaatattttagacaaattcataatatttttaagtataaataataTCCTAAAGATTTAGAACAAATaacaaattcttaaaaataaaccaCATTATTCTTctctaaaataaagttattctCAACAAGATAACCTTAACTAAGTTCATGTgttgatgagaaaaaaaaaatgaagggagCTCAGGGTATTTGTCATGGATGCAGAAAAGTGGAAGGAGAGGGGGGAGATGGGGGCGTTAAAAAGCTAGGGAAATAAAACAGATATATGCCTGgcacattttaaaatatgtgtcgttttagattattttaaaaaatgaagaaaaatttctaaataaataaaagagaatggtAACTtacaaaaactcattttttaaaatttaaatatctttttagtttttacttattttttgtttttataattttttatttttagtccttataaattatgtttattttatttttttataatgctttagaaataattttttcactgTCCAAAGTATTATCTAAAGagttttaaagacaaaaaataaaataaatataatttataaagactaaaaataaaaaaataattttataaggacaaaaagtaaaataaaatgttaaattttataactaaaaatatatttaaattttttcttaatattatattaaaaaagctAAAGtgatatttattgtaaaaattaattaaaaaaatcaattaatgttatattgaaaagttaacaagatatttattttgaaatattttttttcttctaacttTTATTTAGAAACAGAGAGAATATTTAGGGAgattaaattgaaaacaaagtgTATTTAAAGGggcatattttataataataaacttGCCACCCTTGGTATATAcaattcttttttctctcatcaTTTTATCCTCTAGCAAGCCTTATGATTTGGAATCAGCGTGGCTCTGCCAAAAAGCTGATCCCAAATGAGAGTATTCAGAGAAATGCTTCATGTTAGAACTTCCTATATTCAGGACTCCAATTAACATTTAAAACGTTTGATATTATatagtattatattattaagtgTTGATTTGTGTGTGGAAAGAAGCCTAAGAATTTATAGCGCAAACAAAGTTGCTGGAGGGCATAATAGTGGCAGAGGCACCAGTTTTCTTCTGTGTTTCCTTCTACAACAAGAAGCTGAGGAAAAGTTGTCACTTATGAGAGAAAATGGTTAACGGCTTACTTCTCTAATATTCACGCCAACAACATAGGATATGTTTGTTTTTCCGTTACTTTTGCTGTGGTTCGTGTTTAGAGACAAATCTAACccgtttaataaaaaaatgaatgcaaaatCAAGGTCTTGATCCATTGACAAAATTACTTTTGTCTCACCGATGTTTTTGCCAACAACATAAATATTCAAATAGATTCCCTCTCCATCTCTTTATTCTCTTTGTTGCCGAAGATATAAGGGCAATGATATGATATCTCGATTTCGGATTTCAGAAACAGAACCAAAGGGGTAGCAAAAAAGCATCACTTGGCCCTGCAATGCCACCTAAAAAGCAACGTTGGTTAGAAGACTAATAAGCAGTTCCTTATCCTCACTGTCTCTGCTgcctcctttttcaccacagAACTGTTTCACCCTTTGTCTCCCTCTCAAGTCTCCActgctccaccaccaccactttgTCTTTTGACCAAAAccctttattgtttttttcccCTCCTCCTTCTTGGTCTCTGAGAAATTCTGTACAATCTTCTTTCTGTTCATGCTTTGTCCAACTTCAACTCTCAACCATTACCTAAATAGTGGTAAACCTGCCCCATTAATGTTAACTGTTAATTCAACATTAGCCCCATGTGTGCATGTCTCATGCACGTGTATCAATTGACCTTGGCCTTAGTTAGATACTTGATTGATCTTGGGTGTGATGTTAACTTTGAACTTCTTTTTACATATAATACATCcctttacttatttatttacttcaaacaatatatataagttttggACTTAACATCCCATATGTAAAGCCTTTTGACCTTTAATTTTACCCTTAGGATGCATGTTTGAAAGTCCGTTCAAAATGTAATGTAGGAATTTTAAAGTAAATCTAATGAATCACAAAATCCATTTTACAATAGAAAGAGTTTGGATGTTTTTGCAAATCTCATTTTATTCCAAAAGTCCGTTTAcaacaataaaacaaatatatactaaatttttctctttttcctctgTATCCTCCTTGCCACTAAAGAAATTACTCAACAAACAAAATGTTTCATTAGAAAAATTTGTAAGTAAACAGAATGTAATACAATTCTTATACCATACTAAaactatgtgattttttttatccataaaaaacaaagacatataaaaaaatttacaacaactTCACTCTGATCAAACTATTTTATCTTACATTATTTCTACTTTAaccatcatttttcttaatgCTAATGATTGTTAgtgtaaaaatattgaaaaaaatatatatataactgcTCTTATAATCAATGTGTCACACTAATATACTTAAGATAAATAGGACATaggattaattttaattctagaATGGCATCTTTTCCGTTTTACTAGGTACTTTGTTTTAGCTTGTTTCTTTGAATTGATTGATCTATATATACTCCTACCCAAATGTCCACTCTCACAAACATTCTCACTCTGCTTCTCCTCTCCTCTTTTTTGAATCGATTTCTCTCTTTCCCTTCACAACATACATAGAAAATTTACACAACAATCTTTTGTGCTGTTAGTATTCTCCTATAGTTGTTCAAATGTCAAGAAGGAGCAAAAGGGTGTGCTTTAGCCCCGATGTGAAAGACAAACCAACCATCTTTCTCAAATACTGTGGTGATGGTGGCAACGGCAATGATGATAGAGTTTCAAGAAACCGGAAGAGGATCAGCAGGTCACGTACTTTCAGATTGTCCATAGACACAAACTTGTCTCCTGCGAGGTTTCTACTGCAGCTAGGAGAAAAGGTGGCAAGTGCTATAAGAAATGTTTCTGTGAGAAGGAGATCCTCCAGAAAAGTTTCTTCATCAACTTTGGTTAGGTCACGTTCTTTATCAGACCTCACTGATTCTCATCGAGCCGAAACTGTAGAAGATTGCATTGAGTTCTTACATTCCTCTTCATCTAGGGAGAGACCAAGTTGATCGAGTTGAGTTTCTTTGTCAATTTTCCATGTTCTCTAAGCCTGCTACTTGCATGAGAATTCAGATGTGCGTGTTTAAGTGCAAAACGGTATGCTTTATAGTTCATTGATTTTCAATTAACATGTTTCAAGTGTAAGGAAAGAGAGGTTGATCCTTTGTGCGCCATGTTTTGTATGTGTAGACGGTAGAGTTTCTCTGATATCATTTGCTCAAATCATAGTTTGAATTGTAGATTAGCGTTGCATTCATAACGATACATTGTTGGACTTTCTAATTCGCCATATTTATTTCTTGGCCGTTGTAAATTGATAGTAAACTTTTGCTCTTCGTTTATTTTTCGATGAAAAACGGtggtaattaaaaaacaaattcacCACATTTCTTCTTTATATATTGAATTGGAATTCGGATAGAAGTTTTGTTTTTGAACGGCTAAACTTTTATCACAACCCTTACACATTATGGCACGATCAAATCCTTTGCTTATCAGAGTGCGGATCAACGTAATTAGTTATGTACTTTTTATGTCATTGATGAAAAAAGGGacaaatacaaacaaaaaaaaattgtctaatgAATCAATAGCTTGTCAACTCATACCCAAAAAAATTAGCTATGATTACTTTTTCTCAAATGTTATTGAGCCTTATGTATCTAATATGAATGCATCATGAGAAGACACAAGGtgtgttggatttcccctgaaTATTAAGCTCCACTGTGTTTTCATATACATCCAGCTTCACCAAGAAGGCTATGTTTTCATATGCCATTAATAGATAGTTGAGTTTCTCTTAAGTGTGTTAATTAAGGTTTGATTTCTTGCTATATAAGAGGACTTTGCTAAGGGAAATTGTACCTACTTTAATAAAATCTCTCCACTTCAAAAGGCATTAGTCATAGGGTATCAATTGGATGATGCTCTTAATGAGTAAACAGCTTTTTCCCCATTTTTTTAGTGACTTCAAAGAACATAACTAACCTAATGTAAAACAAGCAAGGTATAAGTTGAACTTGGTAGGCCCAAGAtgctttcaaaaatcaaataactttTGATAATGTTGAGTGAGTAACTACAGTTAATTAGGTCACAAGATATTTCAATTGGTACATGGCATAAGATGAACTTATTAGCcactcaagttgcttagaattTATTGTGTGACATCACTACTACCCCACATGGCTGACAGAGGAGCATTCTCGTGTATCTATGCCTCTTCTATTCTGTCCAAAATTTGAAAAGCCACTGTCAACCATATCCAGCAAATCAGCAAATATCCCTGTTGACATCAACTTTACAACAAACCCTTTGACCAGAGCATAAGAAATTCGACCCCAATTCCCTATTCCCAAAAAAGAATCCAACAACTATGCAATACAAGTCATACTCCTCATTGCAGTTAGCAGTTATTAAATATGAACCATATATGATGTAATTCACCACTAGTCACTAGGTGATGGGTGCGTTACACCCAAAACCACACAAACTATGACATGAGACATGACTCTaggaaaaatttataaatggaAAGTACACTATTAAATGTAATACACCAAAAGGTAATTAGTAAAGTTAAGTTCTTACCAGGTATGGTGCAGTGGTTCCCAAGCCCTATGAAAAAGAGTACAAAAGAATTGACCCAACAATTGTTTCCTTGTgacaattttacctttttttttcctctgccttgcttttgttaaaagaatttcaCTAAAGCAGCAGTAACATCACGATCATCATCCAGTGTAACAGTTGTAAACTTGGACGGTTATCTGTAAAACAATTTGTATACTTTAACAAAATTGTGACAAAAAGGCTAGGAGCAGGCAATGATGtgcaagaataaaaaaaggtttaagTGTTAATGTTCACACGTTTGGTAATAATTATCATCCACTAATCATATCATggtaaggagaaaaaaaaaattccagatGGCATTATGAATAAACAGTGCATGGCATGATCAAGAATCCAACGAGAGATTTTCAGGTTATTGGGTTCCTCGACTGGAAGCTTTTTTGAACTACATAATGTAGGGGGAAAGAGGGTGGCACCGGTCCCAAGCTCTTGGTATATTCTCAGGTAAAATACATTTGAGGGACAATGGAGTCCTTGTCTTATGAAAATCGATTTTATTATCATCAAGATATTGAgtcaaaggattaaaaataaaatcgatAGATCATTGATATAATTAATCgggtatatattaaaaaataaataatatatatatgtaatataatataactaacaaaaatatgatgaaTAGATACTCtatattttaacattatataattatttattattataaattattttattggatattataattaaattactaaggaatttttattattttttacggttaagtacaaaaatatcaaaataatcatgAATAAGTATAatgaaaatgtataaaatatataaatattaaattatttcaaagtcaagataataataattatttattatatatttttatcaaaatcaaaataatattatagaaatatattatatactaatatttaataattaaatattaataatttaacatgtcttagaaatatgtaaaaaaaagaattgaaataataataataaaaaaattaaccggATCAAATTAGGTTAATGAATCAACTACATTTTTAGTCTGATGACTTGACCAAATGGACCAAACCAATGATTCTCTATCTGACCAACCCAACCAAATTTAGTTTTCACAACTATGCCTAAAAGTATATACCATTGTTACATTGGTGtttaaaaagtaagaaaattaaaaaaaatgtttctgaaaatataatttgtcaATTAGTTTAGCACAATTCTAAATGTCGTtgaacttaaataataatattaatatatttaaaaattaaagtaacaataaatagttaaattaaaaaatttatttaacattctaaaaatatattttaaattttcttaagaGACCTGACGGTGCTTTATAGTGATCAAAATGATGCTTTGCTTTATATTCTCCCAACAACTTTAGGTGGTGCGCATTTGAGGTTTGAGCCTTTGGAGTTGTGCCCACCCTGATCCACGCATAGCAGAAATGGGATTATACAGCTTGCACAGTCATTAGTCACTTTGAAAATCTTCAAAGCCACGTGAGTTTTTTAAGTGAATTGATAATAACTTAGACTAAAGCCTTTAAAATAAGAATGCATGGTCTACTATGCCTTAGTGCCGGGTCCTTAGCATTACAAAGTCAAAATCTATTGTCACACATCTGAGCAATTTACACATTTAATTTGTTTAGCTTATTTACTAGTTTTACTAAATTTCTAAGTATTGGTTAAAAatgcttatttaaaaaaaacaaacactattaaaattttttttttacatccgttat
Encoded proteins:
- the LOC114397335 gene encoding uncharacterized protein LOC114397335, coding for MSRRSKRVCFSPDVKDKPTIFLKYCGDGGNGNDDRVSRNRKRISRSRTFRLSIDTNLSPARFLLQLGEKVASAIRNVSVRRRSSRKVSSSTLVRSRSLSDLTDSHRAETVEDCIEFLHSSSSRERPS